One bacterium DNA segment encodes these proteins:
- a CDS encoding adenosine-specific kinase, which produces MEIKIASIIKPEDVNFILGQTHFVKTVEDLYEILVSAVPGIKFGLAFCEASGACLIRSEGTDDEMVKLAVDNAKAIGAGHSFIIFLKNAYPINVLNAVKNCPEVCRIFCATANPCQVIIAESEQGRGILGVIDGSSPKGVEDEAGKTWRKELLRKIGYKR; this is translated from the coding sequence ATGGAGATCAAAATAGCATCCATCATCAAGCCCGAGGACGTCAACTTCATCCTGGGCCAGACCCACTTCGTCAAGACGGTGGAGGACCTTTACGAGATACTGGTCTCGGCCGTGCCGGGGATCAAATTCGGGCTGGCCTTCTGCGAAGCCTCGGGCGCCTGCCTGATCAGGTCCGAGGGCACGGACGATGAGATGGTCAAGCTGGCGGTCGATAACGCCAAAGCGATCGGGGCCGGGCACAGTTTCATCATCTTCCTTAAGAACGCCTATCCCATCAACGTCCTCAACGCGGTCAAGAACTGCCCCGAGGTCTGCCGGATCTTCTGTGCCACGGCCAACCCCTGCCAGGTGATAATTGCCGAGAGCGAGCAGGGCCGGGGGATCCTGGGCGTGATAGACGGCTCCTCTCCCAAGGGGGTGGAGGATGAGGCTGGAAAAACCTGGCGGAAGGAACTGTTGAGAAAGATAGGGTACAAACGATGA
- a CDS encoding S8 family serine peptidase has protein sequence MSRLILAGFILWAISGVSAQARPILAGRLEKAGKDETFPVLVYFTDKGISAKEDMNGALQRRRLEMTPRALKRRAKTGREQMTYEDLPVCPDYVGQIQKTGALPRQRLNWFNAASFEMTGSQVKSCQELSFVKKIELLPARSKRTRPELETTSPKAPEAGSPKAHLLNYGLSHAQLHLSAIDVCHDSGYSGIGVLVAMFDNGFRKGHQAFDSIRADGRLLDEWDFVTNADTVAWDSHGTGTWSEAGGYVPGQLIGPAYKASWAIYHTEDMSQEMPVEEDHWAAALQRADSLGADVVSSSLGYRDFVEDPLLSYTYEDLDGNTAISTLAARHAAALGIVVCNAMGNSGYDGIGSLVAPSDADSILSVGNVDSIGVINSSSSLGPTYDGRPKPEVCAQGTLVWWASWTATTAYGRATGTSCATPLVAGACALILEAHPDWTPMQVREALMMTASRSANPDSTTYGWGVINVWAAINYFAAGVLGQPAEPPVPVGMMLSCRPNPLKAEAVISFAMPSTGSARLSIYDITGRQVYQVPMTNANPGVNHFSWNGRDQSGRLLGNGVYFCRVNAGDHAGTIKVTLIR, from the coding sequence ATGAGCAGGCTTATCCTTGCCGGCTTTATCCTATGGGCGATATCGGGCGTTTCCGCCCAGGCCCGGCCCATCCTTGCAGGGAGACTTGAAAAGGCGGGAAAGGATGAAACGTTCCCGGTGCTGGTGTATTTTACCGACAAGGGCATATCAGCCAAAGAAGACATGAACGGCGCCCTGCAAAGACGCCGTTTGGAAATGACCCCCCGGGCCCTCAAACGCAGGGCCAAAACGGGGCGGGAACAGATGACCTATGAAGATCTCCCGGTTTGCCCAGACTATGTCGGGCAGATTCAGAAAACGGGAGCCCTGCCCAGACAAAGGTTGAATTGGTTCAACGCCGCCAGCTTTGAGATGACGGGATCGCAGGTCAAGAGCTGCCAAGAGCTAAGCTTTGTAAAAAAGATAGAACTGCTTCCTGCCCGCAGTAAAAGAACCCGGCCGGAACTGGAAACCACCAGCCCGAAGGCGCCGGAGGCCGGAAGCCCCAAGGCTCATCTGCTGAATTACGGCCTGTCCCATGCCCAACTGCATTTGAGCGCCATCGACGTCTGCCACGACTCGGGTTATTCGGGAATCGGCGTGCTGGTGGCCATGTTCGACAATGGCTTCCGGAAGGGCCACCAGGCTTTCGATTCCATCCGGGCCGACGGACGCTTGCTGGACGAGTGGGACTTTGTGACCAATGCCGACACAGTGGCCTGGGACTCGCACGGCACTGGCACCTGGTCCGAGGCCGGCGGCTACGTGCCCGGGCAGTTGATCGGGCCGGCCTACAAAGCTTCATGGGCCATCTACCATACCGAGGACATGAGCCAGGAAATGCCGGTCGAGGAGGACCACTGGGCCGCGGCGCTGCAGCGGGCCGACTCCCTCGGTGCCGACGTGGTCTCCAGTTCGCTGGGCTACCGGGATTTCGTCGAGGATCCCCTGCTTTCCTATACCTATGAAGACCTGGACGGGAACACAGCCATCAGCACCCTGGCCGCCCGGCATGCGGCGGCGCTGGGAATAGTGGTCTGCAACGCCATGGGGAACTCGGGTTACGACGGCATCGGCTCACTGGTGGCGCCGTCTGACGCCGATTCCATCCTCTCGGTAGGCAACGTAGATTCTATCGGGGTGATCAACTCCTCCAGTTCGCTGGGGCCGACCTACGACGGCCGCCCCAAACCCGAGGTCTGCGCCCAGGGCACATTGGTCTGGTGGGCAAGCTGGACCGCCACCACCGCCTACGGCCGGGCCACCGGCACCTCCTGCGCCACGCCCCTGGTGGCCGGAGCCTGCGCCCTGATTTTGGAAGCCCACCCGGACTGGACGCCGATGCAGGTGCGGGAAGCCCTGATGATGACCGCCAGCAGAAGCGCCAACCCCGACAGCACCACCTACGGCTGGGGGGTAATCAATGTTTGGGCGGCCATCAATTACTTCGCCGCCGGGGTGCTGGGGCAACCGGCGGAGCCGCCGGTACCCGTGGGAATGATGCTCTCCTGCCGGCCAAACCCGCTTAAGGCTGAGGCGGTCATAAGCTTTGCCATGCCGTCTACGGGCAGCGCCAGGCTGTCCATCTATGATATAACCGGCCGGCAGGTGTATCAGGTACCGATGACCAATGCCAATCCGGGAGTGAACCATTTTTCCTGGAACGGCCGCGACCAATCGGGCCGCTTATTGGGCAATGGGGTTTATTTCTGCCGGGTGAACGCCGGGGACCATGCGGGAACAATAAAAGTCACGCTTATCCGCTGA
- a CDS encoding AMP-binding protein translates to MYIKDFNKPALIYKGQNITYAQTITAVKTLAAGYQLKKGERAAIFAENRPEWVYSLFSVWEKSGIAVPIDYLSPADEVGYILNDCRPEIVFCSDKTKEVMNAAVAGLKDGYRPKILVFEELPKAGSTLVQEPVSYDIHDTAIIIYTSGTTGSPKGVMLTHDNLHSNIEAVVDGAKIYSERDRLLAILPFHHIFPLMGNIMAPLSCGGTLAILEKISSEDILNAFKDYKITIVIGVPRLYRLFHKGLMDKINASPAAKTLLKISRSLKSLAFGRLVFKKAQEAFGGSITYFVSGGAKLDEQVGGDLYALGFEILEGFGMTEAAPMITFTRPGQVKIGSPGTPTTQTEVRIEDGEVLARGRNIMKGYYNRPEETAAILRDGWLHTGDQGHLDVRNRLYITGRKKEIIVLSNGKNINPEEIENRILSISPLIKEIGVYSRDEKLGAVIHPDLQAVKKEQVVNLRETIKWLVLDKFNLTVPSYKKIHHFTLVTSELPKTRLGKLKRFLLPQMDVKKAEGQQQKPDPDTDEYRALKAYLEKALDQKVYPEQHLEYDLGLDSLGKIELDLFLEKSFGMKLDEEDSVAHHTVEGLSLLIAGQKSQAREENSDWHSTLQEKIRFELPRSLFMQQFLKMMASPLFRLYFSLKGTGQDNLPPSPFILAPNHQSFLDGLFLSILLPDRVLKNTYFLAAGKHIKTPLTRFYARHSNMLVMDINRDLKKTLQQAASAIREGRNLAIFPEGARSRDGNLLEFKKTFAILSRELQVPVVPVAVSGAYAAFPIGRKLPKAGKISLKFLPPIYPGEMDYQQIADKTREAIAGNL, encoded by the coding sequence TTGTACATCAAAGATTTCAACAAACCGGCCCTGATCTATAAGGGCCAAAACATAACCTACGCCCAGACCATAACCGCGGTCAAAACCCTTGCCGCCGGTTATCAGTTGAAAAAAGGCGAGCGGGCGGCCATCTTTGCCGAGAACCGCCCGGAGTGGGTCTATTCGCTTTTCTCGGTCTGGGAGAAAAGCGGGATCGCTGTTCCCATAGACTATCTGTCCCCGGCCGACGAGGTGGGCTACATCCTCAACGACTGCCGCCCGGAGATAGTGTTTTGCTCCGACAAGACCAAAGAGGTCATGAACGCAGCCGTGGCCGGACTGAAGGACGGGTACCGCCCAAAGATATTGGTCTTTGAGGAACTGCCCAAGGCCGGGTCCACCCTGGTCCAGGAGCCGGTGAGCTACGACATCCACGACACCGCCATCATCATCTACACCTCCGGCACCACCGGCAGCCCCAAGGGCGTGATGCTGACCCACGACAACCTGCACTCCAACATCGAGGCGGTGGTTGATGGGGCAAAGATCTATTCCGAGCGGGACAGGCTGCTGGCCATCCTGCCCTTCCACCACATCTTTCCCCTGATGGGGAACATCATGGCCCCCCTGTCCTGCGGCGGCACTTTGGCGATCCTGGAAAAGATATCATCCGAGGACATCCTGAACGCCTTCAAGGATTACAAGATCACCATCGTCATCGGAGTGCCCCGGCTTTACCGGCTGTTCCACAAGGGGCTGATGGACAAGATCAACGCCAGCCCGGCCGCTAAAACACTGCTGAAGATATCCCGCAGCCTGAAGTCCCTGGCCTTCGGCCGGCTGGTATTCAAAAAAGCCCAGGAGGCCTTTGGTGGCAGCATCACCTACTTCGTCTCCGGCGGGGCAAAGCTGGATGAGCAGGTGGGCGGAGACCTTTACGCCCTGGGCTTCGAGATCCTGGAGGGTTTCGGCATGACCGAGGCCGCCCCCATGATCACCTTCACCCGGCCGGGACAGGTGAAGATCGGCTCGCCCGGCACCCCCACCACCCAGACCGAGGTCAGGATCGAGGACGGAGAGGTGCTGGCCCGGGGCCGGAATATCATGAAAGGCTACTACAACCGGCCGGAGGAGACCGCCGCCATCTTAAGGGATGGCTGGCTGCACACCGGGGACCAGGGGCACCTGGACGTCAGGAACCGGCTGTACATCACCGGGCGCAAGAAGGAGATCATAGTCCTTTCCAACGGCAAGAACATCAACCCCGAGGAGATCGAGAACCGCATCCTGTCCATCTCCCCGCTGATCAAGGAGATCGGGGTCTACTCCCGGGACGAAAAACTGGGGGCGGTGATCCACCCCGACCTGCAGGCGGTGAAGAAGGAGCAGGTGGTCAACCTGCGCGAGACCATCAAGTGGCTGGTGCTGGACAAATTCAACCTGACGGTCCCCAGCTACAAGAAGATCCACCATTTTACCCTGGTCACCAGCGAACTGCCCAAGACCCGGCTGGGCAAGCTCAAAAGATTCCTGCTGCCCCAGATGGACGTCAAGAAGGCCGAAGGCCAGCAGCAGAAGCCAGATCCGGACACCGATGAATACCGGGCCCTGAAGGCCTATCTGGAAAAGGCCCTGGACCAGAAGGTCTATCCCGAACAGCATCTGGAATACGACCTGGGGCTGGATTCGCTGGGCAAGATAGAGCTGGACCTGTTCCTGGAGAAAAGCTTCGGGATGAAGCTGGACGAAGAGGACTCGGTTGCCCATCACACGGTGGAAGGATTGAGCCTGCTGATAGCTGGGCAAAAATCCCAGGCCAGGGAGGAAAATTCCGACTGGCACAGCACCCTGCAGGAAAAAATAAGATTTGAACTGCCCCGGAGCCTGTTCATGCAGCAGTTCCTGAAAATGATGGCCTCGCCGCTTTTTCGCCTCTACTTCAGCCTCAAGGGCACCGGGCAGGACAACCTGCCGCCGTCGCCGTTCATTCTGGCGCCCAACCACCAAAGCTTTTTGGACGGGCTGTTCCTCTCCATTCTTTTGCCGGACAGGGTCCTTAAAAACACCTATTTCCTGGCCGCCGGCAAACACATCAAGACGCCGCTGACCCGGTTCTACGCCCGCCACAGCAACATGCTGGTGATGGACATCAACCGCGACCTTAAAAAGACACTGCAGCAGGCGGCCTCAGCCATCAGGGAGGGCAGGAACCTGGCCATCTTTCCCGAGGGGGCCCGCAGCCGGGACGGCAATCTGCTGGAATTCAAAAAGACCTTCGCCATACTAAGCAGGGAGCTGCAGGTGCCGGTGGTGCCGGTGGCCGTCTCCGGGGCCTATGCCGCGTTCCCCATCGGCCGCAAACTGCCCAAGGCCGGAAAGATATCGCTGAAGTTCCTTCCGCCGATCTACCCCGGAGAGATGGACTACCAGCAGATCGCAGACAAGACCAGGGAGGCCATAGCCGGGAACCTTTGA
- a CDS encoding EFR1 family ferrodoxin (N-terminal region resembles flavodoxins. C-terminal ferrodoxin region binds two 4Fe-4S clusters.) has protein sequence MIYFSQTGNTRQVAETIQEALAAQAGSCALVRLEDADPLLVERYDLIGLGAPAFYFREPYNVQKFLEELPDHSDKPKPFFFFVTHGGTPGAISQRISTLAARQGFVTLDFYQCLGYDTYPPFAARVPASGAGHPDQQDLERAKIFAESVLNKARQFVQDPKTGNCSPPGSSLTRAVAGMFSHRALLRHMRTGLLPRKDLKKELCTKCGLCAEQCPTNVISLDPYPVFREEDCIACYQCERICPERAYKNNWVPFKLLTGEYLHQLLSKLFHGQKNPKP, from the coding sequence GTGATATATTTTTCCCAGACCGGGAACACCCGCCAGGTGGCCGAGACCATCCAGGAGGCCCTGGCGGCCCAGGCCGGTTCCTGCGCGCTGGTGCGGCTGGAGGACGCCGACCCGCTGCTGGTGGAGCGCTATGACCTGATAGGTCTGGGGGCCCCGGCCTTTTATTTTAGGGAGCCATACAATGTCCAGAAGTTCCTGGAGGAACTGCCGGATCATTCAGACAAGCCAAAACCCTTCTTCTTTTTTGTGACCCACGGCGGAACGCCGGGGGCAATATCCCAAAGGATCAGCACCCTGGCCGCCCGGCAAGGCTTTGTTACCCTTGACTTTTACCAATGTTTGGGATATGATACATATCCGCCTTTTGCCGCAAGGGTTCCGGCCTCCGGGGCCGGGCACCCCGACCAGCAGGACCTGGAAAGGGCAAAGATCTTTGCCGAGAGCGTCCTGAACAAGGCCCGGCAATTTGTCCAGGATCCAAAAACCGGCAACTGCTCCCCGCCCGGCAGTTCTTTGACCCGGGCCGTGGCCGGAATGTTCAGTCACCGGGCTTTATTGCGGCATATGAGAACGGGGCTGCTGCCCCGGAAGGACCTGAAAAAAGAACTCTGCACCAAGTGCGGGCTTTGCGCCGAACAGTGTCCCACCAACGTCATCAGCCTGGATCCGTATCCGGTCTTCCGGGAGGAGGACTGCATCGCCTGCTATCAGTGCGAGCGCATCTGCCCGGAGCGGGCGTATAAAAACAACTGGGTTCCTTTCAAACTGCTGACCGGAGAGTATCTCCACCAACTTTTGTCAAAATTATTTCACGGACAGAAAAATCCCAAACCTTAG
- a CDS encoding M42 family metallopeptidase translates to MSLKTKSPITKSETAEAPKPNPTLELVKRLTQVSGPSGYEARAAKAALAELKPFADQVKIDKMGSVAAFKKGSGPKASGKKILLAAHLDEIGLLVTRIEEGGFLRFTEIGGFDIRVLLSQEVVVHPVGRLGPGTEKFYPGIIGAKPPHFQTPEESHQVIALADLYIDLGMEEKEVRAMISVGDVVTMRMPFINLKNDRAAGKAMDDRACIAVMVKTLELLKKMRHSWDVYAVATVQEEAGWGCLGALTATYNVNPDIGIAIDVTHADMPMASETETAPLGKGPTISMGPNLHPAVVDKLKAVAKEEEIPYQLDPVAGVTGTDAMDIQISREGIPTGLIGLPLRYMHTPVETLAASDVERSARLLARFIAELDDIKLEWKDED, encoded by the coding sequence ATGTCTTTAAAAACAAAGAGCCCCATAACCAAAAGCGAAACAGCCGAAGCCCCCAAGCCCAATCCCACGCTGGAGCTGGTTAAAAGGCTGACCCAGGTCTCGGGTCCCTCGGGCTACGAAGCCCGGGCGGCCAAGGCGGCCCTGGCGGAACTGAAGCCTTTTGCCGACCAGGTGAAGATAGACAAGATGGGCAGCGTGGCCGCCTTCAAGAAGGGCTCGGGCCCAAAAGCTTCCGGCAAAAAGATACTTTTAGCCGCCCACCTGGACGAGATCGGCCTTTTAGTGACCAGGATCGAGGAGGGCGGTTTTCTGCGCTTTACCGAGATCGGCGGGTTTGACATCAGAGTCCTGTTAAGCCAGGAAGTGGTGGTCCATCCGGTGGGCCGGCTGGGGCCGGGCACCGAAAAATTCTATCCCGGGATCATCGGGGCCAAGCCGCCGCACTTTCAGACCCCCGAGGAAAGCCATCAGGTGATAGCCCTGGCCGACCTCTACATAGACCTGGGGATGGAGGAAAAGGAGGTCCGGGCCATGATTTCGGTGGGCGATGTGGTGACCATGCGGATGCCGTTCATCAACCTGAAGAACGACCGGGCCGCCGGCAAGGCCATGGACGACCGGGCCTGCATAGCGGTGATGGTGAAGACCCTGGAACTGCTTAAAAAAATGCGCCACAGCTGGGACGTTTACGCGGTGGCCACGGTGCAGGAAGAAGCGGGCTGGGGCTGCCTGGGCGCCCTGACCGCAACCTATAATGTGAATCCGGACATCGGCATCGCCATAGACGTGACCCACGCCGACATGCCGATGGCCTCCGAGACCGAGACCGCGCCTTTGGGCAAAGGACCCACCATCTCCATGGGACCCAACCTGCACCCGGCGGTGGTGGACAAGCTGAAGGCCGTGGCCAAGGAAGAAGAGATCCCCTACCAGTTGGATCCGGTGGCCGGGGTCACCGGCACCGACGCCATGGACATCCAGATCTCGCGCGAGGGGATACCCACCGGCCTGATAGGCCTGCCGCTGCGCTACATGCACACCCCGGTGGAGACACTGGCGGCCTCGGACGTGGAGCGCTCGGCCCGGCTGCTGGCCCGGTTCATCGCCGAACTGGATGACATCAAGCTGGAGTGGAAAGACGAGGACTGA
- a CDS encoding BrnT family toxin: MKLLFEWDEEKAKTNIKKHGISFDEATTVFLDPFSITIPDPNHSVDEQRYISTGNSDKGRVLVVVYTERRLSIRIISCRKATPTERKQYE; this comes from the coding sequence ATGAAACTACTTTTTGAGTGGGATGAAGAAAAAGCAAAAACAAACATCAAAAAACACGGCATTAGTTTTGATGAAGCCACAACGGTTTTTCTCGACCCCTTCTCAATAACGATACCTGACCCCAACCATTCAGTAGATGAACAAAGGTATATTTCCACAGGCAATTCCGACAAAGGCCGGGTGCTGGTGGTGGTTTACACCGAGCGCAGGTTAAGCATACGTATTATCAGTTGCCGCAAGGCAACTCCAACGGAACGAAAACAGTATGAATAA
- a CDS encoding pitrilysin family protein produces the protein MNREKTTTFPNGLKVVTLQMPEKKKTGMMVAVGVGSIHETPETDGAAHFTEHLLFKSNQQRTSSQLLQDMEWKGIQPGAFTDRDCTAFRVTSPYQAFTDALQIAYEAYRNLDYRRDELETEREVVNTEIKRCAESPGCHVIHNLLMPYYFKGTDLERNVFGQVNAITNITHEEMVSFKAKHYIPQRTVISIAGNFDQDEILNTIEKTFGRIPAPHYTEANYITTVTAVAKEPLYEVRKGVGQVYMAQILKAADRFCGEEYYALRLLETAIGRTMYCRMFKELREKRGIGYDSCSMYQAHPENCIIFWVGGIDPNRLGEARDVLDQIINDIVKNGLPKEEIEGVRNKALSLLQDRLENLDDVTIDLFRKGMYGFPCSILGEEEGYKNISVETLTKAANRYLTQPRIEAGIKPE, from the coding sequence GTGAACAGGGAGAAAACAACTACTTTCCCCAATGGGCTAAAGGTTGTAACCCTTCAGATGCCGGAGAAAAAGAAAACCGGCATGATGGTTGCTGTCGGTGTTGGCTCCATCCATGAAACCCCGGAAACAGACGGGGCTGCACATTTTACGGAACACCTGCTGTTCAAGTCGAACCAGCAGAGAACCAGCAGCCAGCTTCTTCAGGACATGGAGTGGAAAGGGATCCAGCCAGGAGCGTTCACCGACCGCGACTGTACCGCCTTTCGCGTAACGTCACCATACCAGGCATTCACCGACGCCCTCCAGATCGCCTATGAAGCCTACCGGAACCTTGATTACCGGCGCGATGAGTTGGAAACGGAACGCGAGGTGGTGAACACGGAAATAAAGAGATGCGCGGAAAGTCCGGGATGCCATGTGATACATAATTTATTGATGCCCTACTATTTCAAAGGTACCGATCTTGAGAGGAATGTCTTTGGTCAAGTGAATGCTATTACCAACATTACCCACGAAGAGATGGTATCGTTCAAGGCAAAACATTATATACCCCAGAGGACAGTGATCTCCATCGCAGGCAATTTTGACCAGGACGAAATTCTCAATACAATAGAAAAGACCTTTGGCCGTATCCCGGCGCCCCATTATACCGAGGCAAATTACATCACAACGGTGACGGCCGTTGCCAAGGAGCCCCTTTATGAAGTAAGAAAAGGCGTGGGGCAGGTGTATATGGCCCAAATCCTGAAAGCGGCCGACCGGTTCTGCGGGGAGGAATATTACGCGTTACGTTTGCTGGAAACTGCCATCGGCAGGACAATGTATTGTAGAATGTTCAAGGAATTGCGGGAAAAAAGGGGAATTGGCTATGACAGCTGTTCCATGTACCAGGCCCATCCGGAGAACTGCATAATTTTTTGGGTCGGGGGCATTGATCCTAATCGTTTAGGGGAAGCTCGGGATGTCCTGGATCAAATCATAAATGACATTGTTAAGAATGGCCTCCCAAAGGAAGAAATCGAAGGAGTCAGAAACAAAGCGTTATCCCTGCTGCAGGACCGCTTGGAAAATCTGGACGACGTCACCATAGATCTCTTCAGAAAAGGAATGTATGGTTTTCCCTGCTCCATTCTTGGGGAAGAAGAGGGTTATAAAAATATCTCCGTAGAGACACTGACAAAGGCGGCCAATAGATATCTGACCCAACCGAGGATCGAAGCCGGAATAAAACCAGAGTAA